Within Plectropomus leopardus isolate mb chromosome 23, YSFRI_Pleo_2.0, whole genome shotgun sequence, the genomic segment GTTCAGTCGCATCATCAACAAGCACACAGACGAGAGCCTCGGCGACTGCTCCTTCCTCAACACGTGTTTCCACATGGACACCTGCAAATACGTCCACTACGAGATCGACAGTCCTCCAGAGGCCGAGGGGAGCCTGCTGGGGCCCCAGGCAGGGACCACGGAGCTCGGCCTCTGTGCAGGGGACGCGGACAGCAACGTGGGCAAACTGTTCCCCTCGCAGGTGAGGAGGAGACGAGGGAAGAGACTGAGGGATGTAGATATTTTTTGGTCAGTTACAAAAATGACagattgtgtttctttgcagtggATCTGCTGCGATATCCGCTACTTAGACGTGTCCATCCTCGGGAAGTTTGCCGTGGTGATGGCCGATCCTCCGTGGGACATCCACATGGAGCTGCCTTACGGTACGCTGACCGACGACGAGATGAGAAAACTCAACATCCCCATCCTGCAGGACGACggcttcctcttcctctgggTCACCGGCAGGTAATTACAAGAATCCAAACAGTTTATGAACACGGCTCGTAGTGATTCAAAgtgcatttttctctgtttttaagggtttttttgtgtttctgaaagattGGAGTTAAATGTAGACCTAGCGGGGACGATTTTGAGAGGCCTTCATGAGACCTTCCACCGAAAAAAAGGATAGATTTTAACAGGTCAACAGCAATGATCCTTGTCTTGATGCTCCACCATCAAGATGtccttagaaaaaaaaacaatttaccaCGTAGTTTAAGTTCCTTGGTTGGTCAATATTTTCACCaacagatctaaaaaaaaaaaaaaaaatcttcagctCTGACTTTTATAAAATCTATATAAActtttacagtaaatgtcactgtaaccaaagttaaaaatatgaacagtacatttgaaaaattagGCAATTCTCTGCAGTTTTCTcttgtttctctgttttgaaGTGATACAGAAAAGTTGCACTCTGTTCCCGTCATTCAAGTTCAAAAGTTCAAGTTCATGCAGTTAGACGtgagcaacattttttgaaactggtccggTATTGAGCACTGCAGCAGCTTTGAACTGGTGCCTGTTTGTGCCATTTTCATcctttaaaagttgtttttttccaccgacaggctcagattgttattataagtgtctgacgAGATTATGGAAAAGATCTCTACAAACATGGACCTTTTTGTCAcgaaaataaaaacctttttgttaaCCAGGCACAGCCGTGAAAGCCTTATCTGGCTGCGGCACGGAAATTTGTTGTTCCCACTCGTTCCacaaaaacgtgggaaaaaaGGGTCAAGGTTGAAAAATGCTGAAGTTAGTCTTTCAGTAATTACAGAGGGGTTTATCAAATCTAATAAAACTTAATCCTCAAACATTTTCAATCAACGGCGGCACATTTATAAGAGTTGGCAGGGTCCAAGTTCtgcacatataaatataattgtATCTGCTCAAACTAATCACCCGCCTGATTTCTCCTCACAGGGCCATGGAGCTGGGCAGAGAGTGTCTCAGTCTTTGGGGGTATGTCTTTCCGTCATCACTTTTTCACGGCACcagatatttttaataaattatcagcttttttgaaactgatgttttcattttcatctgtcAGCTATGATCGAGTGGACGAAATCATCTGGGTGAAAACGAACCAGCTTCAGAGAATCATCCGCACAGGGAGGACGGGCCACTGGCTGAACCACGGGAAGGAGCACTGTCTCGTATGTTTGTCTTCTTACgtgtcatttttatatatattctgtCGTACACTGTATGAGCTGGAACAAAGCTGCTGAGCTCAGAGCTTGAGGAGTTTTTGCCTTCGGCATGTTCATTTTTGGTAGTTAAAGAGACTGCACAATAGCTTGAAGGTGTTTTGAAGCGAAGCGCTGAGCTGCTTCAGGCTCATTCTTTGTAAACATGCCTCCAAAGGCGTGTCAGATAAATGccgaaaatataaaacataccatttgtttcttttcaggTGGGTGTGAAGGGAAACCCTCAGGGATTTAACAGAGGTTTGGACTGTGATGTCATTGTAGCTGAGGTAAATTATTATATCAGCTGTCATAGttactgtatttatgatttCTACTGCCTGAAAAATTCGCTTCAGATATGATACAGATTATATCACCTTTATCTGAAACTCTTTTCCAGGTCCGCTCCACCAGTCACAAACCGGATGAGATCTACGGGATGATAGAGAGACTCTCGCCCGGCACCAGAAAGATCGAGCTCTTCGGTCGACCCCACAACGTCCAGCCCAACTGGTAACGCACCATCACGCTTTTATTTAAAGGCCAAGGAgctgttttacacattttacatgcaCTTACAGACCTTTTTATGTCTCCATGCCAAAGATAACCGTGGCTTTATGtggctttatgttttttggttgtcCGCCCGTTTTTGAATGGGATATTTCAGTGCCTTCAGGGTATTTactcaattttggcacaaacgtccacttgactCGAGAATGTACTTATTAGAacttggtggtcaaaggtcactgcgaCCTTGCAATTGTCCAGTTTTCATgtatgcaatatctcaagagtgCCTCaaaggaatttctttaaatttggcacaaacgtccactagGACataaggtcattgtgaccttgcacCCATTCCATTATTGTGaaaacaatatctcaagaaggttTTCAGAGAAGTTTCTtgattttggcacaaatgttaatATGGGCTTCAACAATTAATTGTGACCTTATGAACGTTTCAAGAacgtcttgagggaattttatttgaatttggcATAAATATCCCATTGGACTCAAGTATGAacagattagaatttggtgtttaaaggtcaagggtcactgtgaccttgcatatGTCCCGTTGTCATAAATgcatctcaagaacacttttagctaatttcttcaaattcgacacaaacgtccacttagactaGAGGATAAATAAATTAGACTTTGGTGGTAAATTCTCACTCTGACCTCATGTTGTTATCTTAAGAaaatcttgagggaatttctgcaaatgtggcacaaacgtctacttGGATTTACCAATCAACTGATTACAACTGGGAGGCGCTAATTGTAGTTTCGCCTTCACTTCAGGGTAACTCTTGGAAACCAGCTCGATGGCATCCATCTGTTGGATCCTGACGTCGTGGCTCGATTTAAGAGTCGTTATCCAGACGGCGTCATCTCCAAACCCAAGAGCATGCAGTGATGACTTTGTCAGTGGTCGCAGGTTTGGAGAACTTTGTCTAAAgactgctttttgtttttttataccagtgcactcttttttttaaaaataaatgtcacattaaGAAATAATGTTAATCACTTTTGGTGTTGCTTTCGGTGGAATGTTTCCCTCATTTCTGGTTTTCACTGTGTGTAATCGCCACATTTAATGCTACAAAACTTCACATTCAACATcgacaaaaacacaggagacaTTTTTTAGTGTacatttttagttattttgttaGTAAAGAATAAAGATTCTTTCCTTTTGACATACTGTAGGTTTTGAATAAGTGATGATGAGTTTTGCAACAAAGGACAAACActgaattttaacatttcagcaGGTGTTTCACAGTCATTTGGGATCAGCACATAACATTCACGTGTTTATTGTGGGCAAATACAGAAACAAGTTCATCCTAAAAGTCTgaagttatttttgttaataaaaacaggaaatacattttgatatcaaATGCAaccaggagttttttttttttattattagaagTAGAGAAATTAGCGAGGGTGAGCTGAAGCCAAACATGACATAATGCCTAatagaaatatgttttgttgtggaGCTCAGTTTGCTTAATGCTTTCAAAAGAGGAACTAactaaaggcaaaaaaagctgCTGAGCATCTTCCTCTGTTTTATTTCAGGATAAGAAAGTAAACCAGGCGTGGTTATAAGAAATGTCAACTGTCTGTTGAGAAATGTGATATCACAATGATGATCAGGTTAGATAGAGACATCCATCATCATacatcagggttcccacatcCTTGAAATCCATAGAAGTTGGCTAAGCTGAGGGGAAAAATCAAGGCCTTTATATAGACAGAAATAGAAAGGGGTCATTGAAAGTGCTTGAAGTGCAAGAATAGAAATTGAAAGTTCTTTTTATACGTTTTTAATCGATGTTTGGGGGCTACGTTCTTCTGTCTGCATATGAGTCTCCCACagttgtgtcactgtgtcacgtTTGACTTGCCTCGAGAAAGTGTGACAGTCCTGTTTGTGCCTGAATAATTGAAACGAATGCGTGATGGGTCCTTGAATTTGATTGCCTGGATGTCGACCTCTGAATGTGGCCACTCTGCTGTGTTTGAGTTGACTGATTAGCCTCGCATTGTGACAGGACACAGCGGTTTACTGGttaaaatatgtcttaaaataTCACTCATTGTCGTagcttgtttttactttgctccGTCTCACTCGGTTTTGCAGCAACACAATCTGGTTAAGATTGAAGTGTAATAAgttgtctgatatcaggcaacaAATTGTTCCTgtaaagtccttgaatttgttgtttaagcaaattgtttttatttctttcaaaaacacaggaagaaggcaatgagcaacttacaaaaattgaccgaaaaattagcaagaaattgctaaaaaaaaaaaaaagttgcaagaaaaagacctgaaattagcatcaaaaaagaagaaaaaaaagataattaccttttaaaagtgctaaaataaaaccaaaaaataataaatatatttatttctataacacaattttaagtgtgtaattataatattcgtgaatattattttcttgatatttttagttatttgataattctCTAATGATTCACTCCCccttttaaaatatcattttcaagtcctttttttcaccttttactgatttttttgcagtttgcaggtcatgttgcttattgccttttccaatgtttcaaagggttaagaaggTGTGGGAACCCCGACACTTTAATGTTTAACTCCCTCATCCTGCTTTGTGAAACACCCCTTATCCCAACAGCAAAATTCCAAAACTCTgcagttttttaatttccagaaagtttgtcaaaaaagcaacaaaaaagaacagtagaaaaaagtaatgcactttTTGGTTGTGAATGCTGTAAACAAGTCGTGCACAACTATTGTTGATCACATCTAAAGGCGGCGATAGATGCACTCGCTCAGCTGTCAGTCTGCACCACAGGGTCCAAGCATGAATGTGCGACGGGAAAACGTATATATACAGGAGTCCATTTATCTCCTCTGCAGCCGCGCGTCCTTCTTAGTAGGTGGCGTCCACTGCGTTGATGTTGCTGTCCAGCTGGTGTCTAAACGACAGGCGGGCCTTGGTGGAGAAATATATCTGGGAACCGCGACTCAGGCTTCCAGCTCCTTCGCTTTCGCTGCCCGAGGATGTCGTGGAGCACAGTCGGGGTTTCATCTCCTCAATGGGAACTGAGGAAGATAGAAACAGAAAGTCAGTTTTATCAGTCTGCctgtttattgattttctttgtgtgtggcTGCTGTTTACCTGCCGCAGGGGGGCATTGCCTGCTCTTGCAGCGCTCTTTACAGCGTCTGTAGAAaggaaaacactgcagcatCTTCACACCCATCACTGAGATATCTGTAGAGTGGGGAGTGAGCAGATGTAAATTTAAGATAAACAGTagaataaatcaacaaaaaggtagacaaaaactaaaataatgatAGTTTTAATGCACAGGGTTCCCCTTGAGActgaaaaaacagaggaaaagctGTCCTAAACTGCAAAATTCTGTCAAATATTGAGTCAAAAGTATGTTGGATTTAATTTTCCATCATGCTCACGTCTATAAGTTTCCATTTAAGCAGCCTTATCAAAGCATGTCTGAGTGCCTGCTGACAGCTCCTTGTCTCATCACCAGGTCACAGTTTAATGGAATTATGATCGTGCACTCAGCGAGGTGATATCCTCACCTAAGCTGACAGTATCACTGAACTGAACAGTGTCCCAGCAACCAGCCAATCAGTCAGTGTTTAGTGTGCCATCATCATCCTCCACGCCACCTAATCCTGGAAAAGCACGTCAATGGGCTACGGCAGGCAGAGGAGTTACTAAACCCTCTCCTGAGCCAAACAGGTTACATAGAGGTCATCTGATGTTTGCAGGTTATGACTAACAGGCAGAGAGGCGCATATCTCATCTATTGTGTTCATTTTAAGAATCTGAAAAGCTTTTCTGAACTTTGTTCACTCAGCTGACATTCTCCACTGAGGCGTTTTTGGGCCTAGATTCGCCCCGACCTATACGCCTGATCTTTCATCTAATGCTGCAGAATCTGATTCATTAAGCAACACGTCATTCAAATTCATAATTCCCTATAGGGCTGTCTCTCTACAGTGTCTGTGGCACCTCTGAATGATAAGATAAAGTCAGGGCCACACGCCAGCGCtgagctgtatttacttaaagtgaGTGAAAAAAGGGTATTTTAGTCTAATCGGGTTAAGAAATAGGTCAGATGAAATGGAGCAGAGGGAGGCGATGGATCTTTACAGTTTCTATTGTAATTCAGGATAAAAGAAGAGTTGCGTAGCCTTAATGTTTCTGCTGCAAATTACCTGAACttttatgtaaaacattttgatcaAACATCAATAGCCACAGAAACAGCCGAGAGAGTTGAAAGACAACCAAAGAGATGCCAAATAAACCCACAGAGACACATTAATTACTATTAATTACATTAACAACTGCAAAAGAactataaagagatgcaaaattaccacataaagacataaaacaaacataaaaagatgcaaaacaaaaccaaaaggatgcaaaacaattaagaagagatgcaaaattaataagagatgcaaaagaactATTAAGCTATGCAAAATTGCCACAAAGAGCTggaaaacaactacaaagagacgtAACACATCTACAAAGAATTGTAAAGCttttacaaagagatgcaaatgaccacaaagttatccaaaacaactacaaataaacagaaaatgtccacaaaacaagcaaaatgtgggaaaagcgatgcaaaactactacaaaaagacacaaaacaatggaGGGACACCAAATCAGCAACAAAGAGCTTCTAAATGACCACTATGAGATGCAAATCAGCTGCAATGAGAcattaaaacaaccacaaaaatatgcaaaatggTCATAAAAGACTTAATTTAACCACAATGAGATTTAAAACAACTAGAAAGTAATgccaaacaaccacaaaaaagcaaaaatgaccaaaacgtgatgcaaaatgactacaaagagacacaaaacaactacaaggacACCAGAAACAGTTACAAAGAGCCTCTAAGCGACCATAAATAGGTGCAAATCAAATGCAGAGACCATAAAACAACCACCAAAAGGTTCAAAACAATCACGAAAGACTCAAATTAACCACAATCAGATGCAAAACTACtacaaaatgcttaaaacaaaatgaccacaaaggcACATTAAAAAACTATTAAGATAGCCAAAACGCCTACAGAGGGCCTCTAAATGACCACAGAGACTTAAATTATCTAAAGATGCAAAACATCTAAAGAAATTATGCAAAACGactaaaaaaagatgcaaaacagctctaaaaagacaaaaaaaaaaaggctacaaaaagacacattgtCTAAAGCAAATCACTTCAGCCTGATGAGAAAAGCCACTCAGTGATAAAGCTCTAAGCCCCATTGTTCATTAATCACAGCTGGAaagattttgacatttgacaaaCAGTAAACTGTGATTGCAACATACAGGAGAGCAgctgacatcttttttttttcactgttcgCTGCTCGACTCAGTGAGGCCGTGGAGACGTGACAGATCACACATACAGTCGCAGAGCTGCTGCGCAGTCGAGCCACAGGGGAGAAAAAACTAACTGAAAAACTGTCATTTCTCACACTGTCTTTTTTGGATAGtttcacacagaaaaagctCCTTTTTTCTCCTACATTTCTTAACCATCTAATGCACCTCCCTTCTCATTTTCCCACAGGTGTGTCTGTGAAATCCTATCCCATTTACAGACAGTGAATCCATTATGGTTAGGTCAATTTAGAGGTTCTGCCTGTGAAATGAGAGCTCACGGTATAGAGCACATTGTGAGGCAAAGAGAACAGGAGCAGCACTGACTTGACTGACCATGTTTTTCCCCACCCATGCTATAAATTCTTTTTGTATTAATAAATTGGCATGCATACACTGTTTTCTCATAGAAACAAGTGTGCAAAGCAGTTTTGCACACACATTGTTAAGGTCCTGGTCAGTGGTGAGGAATTTCGGGCCCAGATCATGATTGGCTGTGGGGGTCTGGCAGCAGCCCGGGAgcctggaggaaaaaaacaacctcagatGGCAAACACGCTCAGAGCTCAGACATGCCACACTgaccacagaggaggaggagaaaggaaaagTAGATAGTAAGCAGGATTGAAGATCTAGAGAAATAAACTGGTCTAAAGTTTTGCAGTGACCTGCTTTTCTCCTCATGTTCTTCTCTGaaagctgcagcctgcaggcaGCTGATGTGAGCAGCGCCTGAATAATGCGGTTTTACTTGCTCAATCAGTGGTGGCTCACTGATGGAGCTGAAAATTGCGAAATCCCTCCAGAGAAGCATTAGTTAGTGACTTTCAGCTTGTGGTTTTCATAATTTGGACTGCATGTTTGAGCATGTGTATGTTTATAGGGAGATCTACATGAGacttaaatgtgttttccacaaagtgacacaaaactacaaagagCTGCAAACTGCTCATAAAGATACCTCAAACGACTACAAAgcgatgcaaaatgaccacaaggattccaaaaacaactacaacaagatgcaaaattaccacaaagagatggaCAACAAAGTGATGCAGTAACAACCACGAAGATACTCAGAACAActacaaacagatgcaaaacaacaataaagaaatgcaaaaaacattacagtgcaaaactaaaaagatgcaaaactgttacaaaagatgcaagaaaataagaaaaaaatgcaaaaaatgtacaaaacaatgGAGACGCAAAACAGCCTCAAAGAGGtgcaaaacgaccacaaaaagatgtaaaatacaaccacaaagagatgcaaagatgCATCAAAAAgaacgaccacaaagagacagtaaatgactacaaagaaatgcaaaaaacctACAGACtgcaaaaagagacacaaaaacactatgTACACTTGCAAAACGACCACCAAGATATGccaaacagccacaaagagatacaaaatgaccgaaagagatgcaaaaagtaAATCTACAAAGAAATTTTACACAGAAATCTGTAGGAgacttaaaatgtgttttcttttcttgcaaACCACTCCACACTCAGTCCTTTATCTGCTTTGTAAACAACGTAAAAGCGATCAGCAGCACATATGCTTACAGTACCGCGATAACAATCTTCCCACAGCTCCACATTTCCACTGAGCTCCCTCTTTTTCCCCTCAGTCTCCGgggttttgtaaaaaaaaaagtgcagtgtTGTGTCACTGCCTGCAGCACAAAGCTTCACACAGGCCTGCCAGGCTGGATGACGCACACACGACTCTGTGCACGTATACCTGCacaagtgtgtctgtgtgtccattAATAGCAGCATACAATCGGCTTTACTTCATATTCATCACAGCCAGTTGATTAATCAGCTTTTAATGTTTCTACAGAGCTCTCATTCAACAGACAGATCATTAATGGAAATAATGTCAGTGCATTACTCAAATACTGCTCAAATGCACTTTTAAGGAACTTGTGcttccattttatgctgttttatactTCTAGTTTACTACATTTGAGTGGcgaatattgatattttaaatttccaaTTAAACATCGGGGGAATTAGTGGTTAGGAACCTTCCTAGTTTGTACACAAATTATATAGGGTATTAAGAGGAAGGCCTTATTGACTGTTACACCGCCAAAAAGCATCCCAGCTACAGCTCGCTCTCTGTTGCTGCCAAACGCTCaagaacagacacaaaaagagagacCAGAGATGTTACATTGTAGCAAACTCAAACATTTCGAGTGTCAGTGATATACGCTTTTGTTCCCCGACCCAAGGAAGCTCAGTGTGGAGTGTGAAGTTGTTTGGATGAGTGAGTAAGTTTGCCACCATCGTACACATGAATCAGATCCCGACACAGAGTCAGAAATGTCGTCCTCGGCACACAGAAAGTTGTCTTTTTTGATGTAGTTATTTATGTTAGTAACTTTATTGCAAAGGAAGgctgaaataaataatacatttaggACGGAAACTCAACCCGACTATGGTTAACTTTTAGTTATGTTAAGGCAGAAAACCAGTTTGTTACGGTgaggaaaagattgtgttttgggttaaaaatccacttttgggggcacaatcccgGCTGGAAATGCAATGCGTTCTCAgtaaaaaataaccactttttgAACCACTGtcccaaagaaaaaacaggatgACTTCGacgtcgaaaaaaaaaaaaaattttcatgGCATTATCTCAATGAAAACACTACAATGTCTCTGaaacaaatatctgtttttcatGGCACCATCCCACTAgaaacttgataaaaaaaatcaagttttgttgtttgttggtctgaaATAGTGGTATGCAGCTTGACAGCCATCTCACTTCCGCCTCCTGATGACAGCTCATATACTAGATCACTTTAGAAACACGGATAAAGAtgcatgaaatgtacaaataacgAATCTGttctttgcagaaatgcacattgCAAAATTAACTCATGGCGACTGGgctgcaaaaacagttttttaatatCTGCCCCCCccaatatttttttggcacagaCCCTAACCAGTAGTGAGTACACTGCAGTAAActaaatacttcctccaccactacttttgtcatgtttaacaGGTTAA encodes:
- the LOC121962215 gene encoding uncharacterized protein C17orf114-like, coding for MGVKMLQCFPFYRRCKERCKSRQCPPAAVPIEEMKPRLCSTTSSGSESEGAGSLSRGSQIYFSTKARLSFRHQLDSNINAVDATY